The stretch of DNA GTTGACGCACACCCACGCCGGCCCGCCGCTGCTGGAATCGGCCGATCCGCTGCCTGGAATGGAGCTGACCAAACCGTGGCTCGATTCGGTTCTGGAAACCGCTGTCGCCACCGTCCGCCAAGCCCTCGCCGATGCCAGCGAAGCGACGTTGGAATGGCACACCGGGCACTGCGGACTTGCAACGACCCGCGATTTGCCCGATCCCGAATCGGAAAGCGATCGCTTTTTGTGCGGCTTCGCTCCCGAGGGGCAGGCCGATGGAACGCTGCTGTTGGGGCGAGTCACCGACGCGCAGGGGAACTTGCGAGCAACGATCGTCAACTACGCCTGTCACCCGACCACGCTGGCTTGGGAAAACACGGCGATCTCGCCCGATTACATCGGCGCGATGCGCGAGACGATCCAGCAAGCGACAGGTGCTCCCGCAGTCTTTTTACTGGGAGCCTGCGGCGATCAAGCACCCCGTTATCAATATGTCGGCGACACTGCGGTCGCCGATCGGCACGGTCGCGAATTGGGATATGCCGCGCTATCGACCCTCGCGGGGATGGAGCCCGCCGGGACGCAGCTGGCCTTCGAAGGAGCCGTTACATCGGGAGCACCGTTAGCAAAATGGCGACACCAGCCGCGGAAGGCCTCTGAAAAGATCGCGGCCGTCGAATCCTCGGTCGATCTGCCGTTGAAAGACTGGCCATCGGCGGCGGAATTCGAAGCACAGCGGATCGCCTGTACCGACCGCACCCTGAAGGAACGGCTGCTGCGCCGCCGCGATGTCCGACTCCGTTTGGGCGATGGCAAGACGTACCCGTTGCCGCTGTACATCTGGCGGATGGGTGACGCCGTACTGGTCGGCAGCTGTTGCGAATCCTATTCGATGTTGCAGCGCGAACTGCGAAAGCGATTTCCCAACAACGCGATCATCTGCATGAATCTGATCAATGGCACGATCGGTTACCTCCCCCGGGCTGATCTGTACGACAAAGATGTCTATCCTGTTTGGCAAACCCCATTCGACCGTGGTTGCCTGGAAGCGACTCTAGAATCTCTAACCCAGGAAATCGATGACATCCTCCGCTAGCGAACCGATGCTGCGCGGCGTGCTTCCTGTCTTACAAACTCCTTTCACCGAGCAGGGGGACTTCGATTTCGAGACACTTGACCGCGAGATCCA from Novipirellula galeiformis encodes:
- a CDS encoding alkaline ceramidase; amino-acid sequence: MSDSTETVPTFHHAAFHGRIGIALNDITPPVGIYSRSWGAAAHDVADSIHRSLTLTATTIASLSGESPLVLIDADLGWWRTPELFPRFKQRLLEEFALDSSQMIFALTHTHAGPPLLESADPLPGMELTKPWLDSVLETAVATVRQALADASEATLEWHTGHCGLATTRDLPDPESESDRFLCGFAPEGQADGTLLLGRVTDAQGNLRATIVNYACHPTTLAWENTAISPDYIGAMRETIQQATGAPAVFLLGACGDQAPRYQYVGDTAVADRHGRELGYAALSTLAGMEPAGTQLAFEGAVTSGAPLAKWRHQPRKASEKIAAVESSVDLPLKDWPSAAEFEAQRIACTDRTLKERLLRRRDVRLRLGDGKTYPLPLYIWRMGDAVLVGSCCESYSMLQRELRKRFPNNAIICMNLINGTIGYLPRADLYDKDVYPVWQTPFDRGCLEATLESLTQEIDDILR